The following proteins come from a genomic window of Nostoc sp. ATCC 53789:
- a CDS encoding ATP-binding sensor histidine kinase, translated as MVENRVDVPGYGIGERIYTSTRTLVYRGWREADQTPVVIKLLKNSYPSVIELAQFRNQYSITKILNVPGVVRIYSLESCQNRPVLILEDFGGISLKEYTVFRRKGLGETGNQENPSSLHPDFLTEFLEIAIALADILADLYHHEIIHKDIKPANILINPTTKQVKIIDFSIASLLPRVNQLSTSPTVLEGTLAYLSPEQTGRMNRGIDYRTDFYSLGVTFYELLTGQLPFQSDDLMELVHCHIAKQPPLLNDRGEIPQILCDIVMKLMAKNAEDRYQSALGLKHDLQICLEQLQSSGNIIPFQLGHRDVCDRFAIPEKLYGREAEVAMLLATFERVRQGTSEMILVAGSSGIGKTAIVNEVHKPITRQRGYFIKGKFDQFNRNIPFFALVQAFRDLMAQLLTESDAQIDQWKTQILSTLGESGQVIIEVIPELERIIGKQPSLPKLSSTAVQSRFNLLFQKFIQVFTTQEHPLVIFLDDLQWADSASLKLMHLLMSEASNSYLLVIGAYRDNEVSSAHPLMLTIEEMRQEAITVSSIVLSALTESDLNQLIADTLKYSTEQATAIANLVYQRTKGNPFFTNQFLKSLHEDGLIAFASRTGDWQCNLVQIRALSFTEDIVEFVAVQLHKLPQQTQNVLKLAACVGNQFDLETLSVVYEKSPVQTAADLWPALKDELILPSGEGYTFFQDESVVMDDLTNDNTPIIITYKFFHDRIQQAAYSLIPDYEKPATHLKIGQLLLSNTPETEQELLIFEIVNQLNIGIELIASQTDRDRLAQLNLLAGKKAKSSTAYQVAIEYLTTGIRLLRSDCWQSQYELTLALHESAADAAYLSGAYEQMEQLTQTVIQQAKTPLDQVGIYETKIQAYTAKNDVLGAIAIARQGMSKFGVVFPETPTPQDIQQALQETATLINGRDIAELLDLPVMVAAEKLAVTRIVANVAPAVYIADPNLFPLLVLSQVQASIEYGNAPFSAFCYGCYGILLSGILQDIETADRVGNLALALTDKFNISDIKPTVFYVVGAFITYLKSPLQKSLQLMLDGYKIALETGNVYYVGFNTKDICQYSYFLGRELNSLEEDIRAYCHVLENFKQGTTLNYCRIFWQTVLNLLGKAENPCIITGEALNEAEFVNQLVQANELTGLHYFFLHKLILCYLFENLSQAVETAAQAREYLVAGTGYATVPMFYFYDSLTALAEYRTAIASRQETLLERVTENQEKMQTWAHHAPMNYLHKFELVKAEECRVLGQMAQAVDHYDRAIAQAKANRYLQEEALANELAARFYLEWNKEAIAQIYLENAYYIYLSWGAIAKVNQLERQYSQLLLKVFQQDETTSSTLTTTIGFNQSSSTGTEALDLATVMKASHTLAGEIELEKLLTTLMQVVIENAGADKSVLLLLQEDNWVVVAQKTSQAIFEEEQFLPHPTPTDENLGIINLHSLPLSASQDVPKAVVNYVSRTTETLVLDDARKETTFANDPYIILWQPKSLLCTPIHNRGQLIGILYLENSLTTGAFTQNRLEVLRLLTAQAAISLQNAMLYNNLAVAKAQLEDYNHTLEQKVEQRTLELNDKNQHLSETLEELQHTQSQLIQTEKMSSLGQMVAGVAHEINNPINFIYGNLTYTNEYCQDLLHLVERYQHYYPQPFPEIQQELEAIDLNFLKPDLQKLLQSMKVGADRIRQIVLSLRNFSRLDEAEMKSVNLHEGIDSTLLILHHRLEEKAHRPGIDVIKEYAQLPEVSCYASQINQVFMNILNNAIDALDSSFTNEERQTKIPTIQIRTKMTDADTVTIQIADNGSGMSDEVKQRLFDPFFTTKPIGTGTGLGLSISHSIVEKHRGRISVISEPGKGAEFSLSIPLH; from the coding sequence ATGGTAGAAAATCGAGTCGATGTTCCCGGTTATGGGATTGGTGAAAGAATTTACACCAGCACTCGCACCCTGGTTTACCGAGGTTGGCGAGAGGCCGATCAAACTCCTGTTGTGATCAAACTTCTGAAAAATTCTTATCCCAGTGTGATTGAGTTGGCTCAATTCAGGAATCAGTACTCAATTACGAAAATCTTAAATGTTCCTGGGGTTGTTCGGATCTATAGTCTGGAAAGTTGTCAAAATCGACCTGTCCTGATTTTAGAAGACTTTGGCGGAATTTCTTTGAAGGAGTACACTGTTTTTAGAAGGAAAGGACTCGGTGAGACAGGAAATCAAGAAAATCCCTCATCTCTGCATCCTGATTTTTTGACTGAGTTTTTAGAGATTGCGATCGCACTTGCCGATATTCTGGCCGATCTCTACCATCACGAAATCATCCACAAGGATATTAAACCCGCCAATATTCTGATAAACCCTACCACAAAGCAGGTTAAAATCATTGACTTTAGCATTGCTTCACTGCTGCCAAGAGTTAACCAACTTTCAACCAGCCCGACTGTTTTAGAAGGAACTCTCGCCTATCTCTCTCCCGAACAAACCGGGCGAATGAATCGGGGGATTGATTATCGCACTGACTTCTATTCTCTCGGAGTCACTTTCTATGAACTCTTAACTGGGCAATTGCCATTTCAATCGGATGATTTGATGGAATTGGTGCATTGTCACATAGCAAAACAACCACCACTTTTAAATGATAGAGGAGAGATTCCCCAAATTCTCTGTGATATCGTCATGAAACTGATGGCGAAGAATGCTGAAGACCGCTATCAGAGTGCATTAGGGCTAAAGCACGATCTGCAAATTTGTTTGGAGCAATTGCAGTCAAGTGGAAATATTATCCCATTTCAGCTAGGGCACAGGGACGTTTGCGATCGCTTTGCGATTCCCGAAAAACTCTATGGACGGGAAGCAGAAGTGGCTATGCTGCTAGCAACTTTTGAACGGGTGCGCCAGGGAACTTCTGAAATGATCCTGGTGGCAGGTTCCTCTGGTATTGGCAAAACAGCAATTGTCAACGAAGTTCACAAACCAATCACCCGTCAGCGCGGATACTTTATCAAGGGCAAATTCGATCAATTTAATCGGAATATTCCCTTTTTTGCTTTGGTGCAAGCGTTTCGGGACTTAATGGCACAACTGCTGACAGAGAGTGATGCACAAATTGACCAGTGGAAGACTCAAATTTTATCTACCTTGGGTGAAAGTGGTCAAGTAATTATTGAGGTGATTCCAGAACTCGAACGAATCATTGGAAAACAGCCCTCACTTCCAAAATTATCAAGTACTGCTGTTCAAAGCCGCTTCAATTTGCTGTTTCAGAAATTCATTCAAGTATTCACAACCCAAGAACATCCCCTAGTTATTTTCCTTGATGATTTGCAGTGGGCAGACTCGGCTTCTTTAAAACTTATGCATCTGTTGATGAGTGAAGCCAGCAACTCTTATTTATTAGTGATTGGAGCATATCGGGATAATGAGGTTTCCTCAGCCCATCCCCTAATGTTGACCATTGAAGAAATGCGTCAAGAGGCAATTACAGTTAGTAGTATTGTTCTTTCTGCCCTTACCGAAAGCGACCTAAATCAACTGATTGCAGATACCCTCAAATATTCAACAGAACAAGCAACTGCGATCGCCAATCTGGTGTATCAAAGGACTAAAGGTAATCCATTTTTCACTAACCAGTTTCTCAAGTCGCTGCATGAAGATGGGTTAATCGCCTTTGCTAGCAGAACGGGAGATTGGCAGTGCAATCTGGTTCAAATCCGGGCGCTATCTTTTACAGAAGATATTGTCGAGTTTGTGGCGGTGCAACTCCACAAATTACCACAGCAGACTCAGAATGTTCTCAAACTGGCTGCTTGTGTCGGCAATCAGTTTGATTTAGAAACCCTATCAGTTGTCTATGAAAAATCTCCAGTCCAAACCGCAGCAGATTTGTGGCCAGCTCTCAAGGATGAATTGATCTTACCCAGTGGGGAAGGGTATACATTTTTTCAGGATGAGTCTGTTGTCATGGATGATTTGACAAATGACAACACACCAATAATTATTACCTACAAATTTTTCCACGATCGCATTCAACAAGCCGCTTATTCACTAATTCCAGACTATGAGAAACCAGCAACTCACCTAAAGATTGGTCAATTGCTGTTGAGCAATACCCCGGAAACTGAGCAAGAATTGCTGATTTTTGAAATTGTCAATCAATTGAATATTGGCATAGAACTGATCGCATCTCAAACCGATCGCGATCGACTGGCACAACTCAACTTACTAGCAGGAAAAAAAGCCAAATCTTCCACAGCTTACCAGGTAGCAATTGAGTATTTAACTACTGGGATTCGTTTATTGAGAAGTGACTGTTGGCAAAGTCAGTATGAATTAACACTGGCATTGCACGAATCAGCCGCCGATGCTGCTTATCTTAGTGGCGCGTATGAACAGATGGAGCAATTGACTCAAACAGTCATCCAGCAAGCTAAAACTCCACTGGATCAAGTCGGCATTTACGAAACCAAAATCCAGGCGTATACAGCTAAAAATGATGTGCTGGGGGCGATCGCGATCGCGCGTCAGGGAATGAGTAAATTCGGCGTGGTTTTCCCAGAAACACCTACCCCACAAGACATTCAGCAAGCCTTGCAAGAAACTGCTACTCTGATTAACGGTCGTGATATTGCAGAATTACTTGACTTACCTGTGATGGTAGCCGCAGAGAAGCTAGCTGTCACCCGAATTGTGGCAAACGTTGCTCCAGCCGTTTACATTGCCGATCCTAATCTGTTTCCACTACTGGTTTTGTCTCAAGTCCAAGCATCCATTGAGTATGGCAACGCTCCATTTTCTGCCTTTTGTTATGGCTGTTATGGCATTCTGTTGAGCGGAATTCTTCAGGATATTGAAACAGCCGATCGAGTTGGCAATCTTGCCTTGGCACTAACTGACAAATTTAATATTAGCGACATCAAACCCACAGTATTTTATGTGGTAGGTGCTTTCATCACCTATTTGAAGTCTCCACTGCAAAAATCTTTGCAGTTAATGCTGGATGGTTACAAGATTGCTCTAGAAACTGGAAATGTATACTACGTAGGTTTCAATACCAAAGATATCTGCCAATATTCCTATTTTCTAGGTCGAGAATTGAACTCGCTAGAGGAAGATATCCGGGCTTACTGTCATGTTTTGGAAAATTTTAAGCAAGGTACGACTCTAAACTATTGCCGTATCTTCTGGCAAACAGTTTTGAATTTGCTTGGCAAAGCTGAGAATCCCTGTATTATAACAGGCGAAGCCCTCAACGAAGCCGAATTTGTGAATCAACTGGTTCAAGCCAATGAATTGACAGGGCTTCACTATTTCTTCCTCCACAAATTGATTCTCTGTTATCTGTTTGAAAACCTTTCTCAAGCAGTGGAAACAGCCGCTCAAGCTAGAGAATATCTAGTTGCGGGAACGGGCTATGCCACTGTGCCGATGTTTTATTTTTATGATTCCCTGACGGCTTTAGCAGAGTATCGCACAGCTATAGCCTCTCGCCAAGAAACATTATTAGAAAGGGTTACAGAAAACCAGGAAAAAATGCAGACATGGGCGCACCACGCACCGATGAATTATTTGCACAAATTTGAACTGGTGAAAGCCGAAGAGTGCCGAGTGTTGGGACAGATGGCCCAGGCAGTGGATCATTACGATCGCGCGATCGCACAGGCAAAAGCCAATAGATATCTTCAGGAAGAAGCCCTCGCCAATGAACTGGCTGCCCGATTTTATTTAGAATGGAACAAAGAAGCGATCGCGCAAATTTACCTAGAAAATGCCTATTACATTTACCTTAGCTGGGGAGCGATCGCCAAAGTTAACCAGTTAGAACGCCAATATTCTCAATTATTGCTTAAGGTGTTTCAGCAGGATGAAACTACTTCTTCAACCCTTACTACTACAATCGGATTCAACCAAAGTAGTTCCACTGGGACTGAAGCATTAGATTTAGCAACGGTGATGAAAGCCTCTCATACATTGGCTGGAGAAATTGAGTTAGAAAAGCTGTTGACAACCCTAATGCAGGTTGTAATCGAAAATGCCGGGGCTGATAAATCAGTCCTTCTGCTGCTTCAAGAGGATAATTGGGTTGTTGTGGCTCAAAAAACTAGCCAAGCGATCTTTGAAGAAGAGCAATTTCTGCCACACCCTACGCCTACCGATGAAAACTTAGGGATAATAAACCTGCACTCCCTCCCTCTTTCAGCGAGTCAGGATGTTCCCAAAGCGGTTGTGAATTATGTATCGCGCACCACCGAAACCCTAGTGTTAGATGATGCCCGCAAGGAAACTACCTTCGCCAACGATCCCTACATAATTCTATGGCAACCCAAAAGCTTGCTATGTACACCTATTCACAATCGTGGCCAGCTAATTGGTATCCTATACTTAGAAAACAGTTTGACAACTGGAGCCTTTACCCAAAACCGTCTTGAGGTTTTGCGGTTGCTCACAGCACAAGCTGCTATCTCGCTGCAAAATGCCATGTTGTATAACAATCTAGCTGTAGCAAAAGCTCAATTAGAAGATTACAACCATACTTTAGAGCAAAAGGTGGAGCAGAGAACTTTGGAGTTGAATGATAAAAATCAGCATCTCTCGGAAACTTTAGAGGAACTGCAACACACTCAAAGCCAACTAATTCAAACTGAAAAAATGTCTTCATTGGGACAAATGGTCGCAGGTGTTGCCCATGAAATTAACAACCCGATTAACTTTATCTATGGCAACCTCACCTATACCAATGAGTATTGCCAAGATTTGCTGCATCTGGTTGAGCGTTATCAGCACTATTATCCTCAACCGTTTCCTGAGATTCAACAAGAACTAGAGGCAATAGATTTAAACTTTCTCAAACCAGACTTACAAAAATTGCTGCAATCAATGAAAGTAGGGGCAGATCGCATTCGTCAAATTGTCCTTTCTCTCCGCAATTTCTCGCGTTTGGATGAAGCTGAAATGAAAAGTGTCAATCTTCATGAAGGCATTGACAGCACCCTGTTAATTTTACACCACCGTCTAGAAGAGAAAGCACACCGCCCCGGAATCGATGTGATTAAGGAATATGCACAGTTGCCAGAAGTTAGTTGCTACGCCAGTCAGATCAATCAAGTATTCATGAATATTCTGAACAATGCTATTGATGCCTTGGATTCATCATTCACAAATGAAGAAAGACAAACAAAAATCCCCACTATCCAAATTCGTACCAAAATGACTGATGCTGATACAGTAACTATTCAAATTGCAGATAATGGATCTGGGATGTCTGATGAAGTGAAACAGCGCCTATTTGACCCATTTTTCACAACAAAACCTATAGGCACAGGAACAGGTTTAGGATTATCAATTAGCCACTCGATTGTAGAAAAACATCGGGGACGAATAAGTGTAATATCCGAACCGGGAAAAGGAGCGGAGTTTTCTCTTTCTATCCCTTTACATTGA
- a CDS encoding molybdopterin-dependent oxidoreductase, which produces MNEFDQTLEDQSMSYVGMIAKFPLGVHDLQSFITPENHLFVLSHLGIPAIDIEQWKLKISGLVEQNLELSYQNLLSLEYRELTVFHECSGNPLQPKVPTRLISNVTWGGVSLRAILNQLQVKPEARYVWFVGTDRGVYEGVASDSYIKDIPIEKALDNDVLLAYKLNGEFLSAERGFPLRLVVPGYYGTNFVKWLSHIYVTNQRSPGPFTTTFYNDRVGGDDATLKPVWEVAPESVIVHPSQNEVLYLQPQTLSGWAWASKGIQSVDVSTDGGITWQAAEVESRLQYAWQRFTFQWTPPTPGQYSLMSRATDCDGVIQPIQQERNAIYTVAVTVKETTIKGFDSFTVAE; this is translated from the coding sequence ATGAATGAGTTCGATCAAACTTTAGAAGATCAGAGCATGAGCTATGTAGGAATGATTGCAAAGTTTCCACTGGGTGTTCACGATCTCCAGTCTTTTATTACTCCTGAAAACCATCTATTCGTTCTCAGCCATCTAGGAATCCCAGCCATTGACATTGAGCAATGGAAGTTGAAAATTTCGGGATTAGTAGAGCAAAATCTTGAGTTGTCATATCAGAATTTGCTGAGTCTGGAGTATCGTGAATTAACAGTTTTCCACGAATGTTCAGGCAATCCGCTTCAACCCAAGGTTCCGACAAGACTCATTAGTAATGTTACATGGGGTGGAGTTTCGCTCAGAGCAATTCTTAATCAATTGCAAGTAAAACCTGAAGCCCGTTATGTCTGGTTTGTCGGAACTGATCGCGGTGTTTATGAGGGAGTTGCTAGCGATTCATATATAAAAGATATTCCTATCGAAAAAGCATTGGATAATGATGTACTGCTGGCGTACAAGCTGAACGGTGAGTTTCTGTCAGCAGAGCGGGGTTTTCCTTTGCGGCTGGTGGTTCCAGGCTACTATGGCACGAACTTTGTCAAGTGGCTCTCACATATTTATGTCACAAATCAGCGATCGCCAGGACCCTTTACAACAACTTTCTATAACGATCGAGTTGGAGGCGATGATGCGACTTTAAAACCCGTTTGGGAAGTTGCACCGGAGTCTGTAATTGTTCATCCTTCCCAAAATGAAGTATTATACCTTCAACCTCAAACACTTTCGGGCTGGGCCTGGGCATCCAAGGGTATCCAGTCGGTGGATGTTAGTACAGATGGTGGTATCACCTGGCAAGCTGCTGAAGTTGAATCACGGTTGCAATATGCTTGGCAACGATTCACGTTTCAATGGACTCCACCAACACCAGGACAATATAGCTTAATGAGTCGAGCCACTGACTGTGATGGAGTAATTCAACCAATTCAGCAAGAGCGCAATGCTATTTATACAGTAGCTGTCACTGTTAAAGAAACGACGATAAAAGGCTTTGACTCTTTTACCGTCGCCGAATGA
- a CDS encoding PEP-CTERM sorting domain-containing protein (PEP-CTERM proteins occur, often in large numbers, in the proteomes of bacteria that also encode an exosortase, a predicted intramembrane cysteine proteinase. The presence of a PEP-CTERM domain at a protein's C-terminus predicts cleavage within the sorting domain, followed by covalent anchoring to some some component of the (usually Gram-negative) cell surface. Many PEP-CTERM proteins exhibit an unusual sequence composition that includes large numbers of potential glycosylation sites. Expression of one such protein has been shown restore the ability of a bacterium to form floc, a type of biofilm.) produces MRKITIATFGAISILGIGSIFPELANAATVGISSYDITNTQLSGFGSWNHNYNGIINSNSNGTYNYSDGSGTLNDSFIGTDIDNTHLFLKSDNSTITTFLDQKSAIANIKLFSFGPTENGIPGNIDTVNITINGITENFSTIGFEPEGIPPNNVNGLVNELIDFSNSIFANVVTDKVTFSNFQTSGNFPEYYSISEIVFEQTATSVPEPISLGGIAVAGAMGLWMKRKKKAF; encoded by the coding sequence ATGAGAAAAATAACAATTGCCACCTTTGGAGCTATTTCAATTTTAGGTATAGGAAGTATTTTTCCAGAATTAGCAAATGCAGCTACTGTAGGAATTTCTTCTTATGATATTACTAATACACAACTGTCAGGATTTGGTTCTTGGAACCATAATTATAATGGAATAATTAACAGTAATAGCAATGGAACCTATAACTACTCTGATGGCTCTGGAACACTAAATGATAGTTTTATAGGAACTGATATAGATAACACTCATCTTTTTTTAAAGTCAGATAACTCGACAATTACTACTTTCCTTGACCAAAAATCAGCAATTGCAAACATCAAGTTATTTTCATTTGGCCCTACTGAAAATGGTATTCCTGGCAACATTGACACTGTAAATATAACAATCAATGGAATAACTGAGAACTTTTCTACTATAGGGTTTGAGCCAGAAGGAATACCTCCTAATAATGTTAATGGACTAGTTAATGAACTGATTGATTTTTCTAATTCAATATTTGCAAACGTTGTAACTGATAAAGTAACCTTCTCCAATTTTCAGACAAGTGGTAACTTCCCGGAGTATTACAGCATTTCAGAAATTGTTTTTGAGCAAACTGCTACTTCTGTCCCTGAACCTATTAGTCTGGGAGGCATAGCTGTTGCTGGTGCAATGGGATTGTGGATGAAACGCAAAAAGAAGGCATTTTAA
- a CDS encoding cation:proton antiporter, with product MQEDFRLIVDLVLVLGVAACGGLLAALLRQPVLLGYLIGGMIIGPAGLGLIKEVIQVETLAQFGVAFLLFALGVEFSFAELKKVKAIALGGGGLQIALTILVTVLVCGLSGAWGTLPAKGMFLGCILSLSSTAVVLKCLMERNETETPHGQVMLGILVVQDLALGLMLAVLPALNQPAETIGIAVLTALLWIALFAAGAVGAGMWLIPPLLRLLARTESRELFLLGVVALCLGIALLTEHLGLSIEMGAFVAGLMISEVEYADQTLTYVEPLRDIFASLFFAAIGMLIDPVFLWNNLELILGLVALVFIGKFLIITPLVKLFRYPLKTAIIAGLGLAQIGEFSFVLASEGQSLGLVSRQIYLLILGTTAVTLMLTPFVLRLVPFLFNFAESMPWLKPYLEEQEALDVSEDLPFKDHVVVCGYGRVGKNLVKLLLQHNLPVVVIDQSESRIQQLREAGVSYVYGNCVSLHVLETAGVNHAKGMAIALPDPMSTRLCLKRALELRPELDLVVRATQDKNIEVLYQLGAREVVQPEFEASLEMATYLLTGLGLLSPAVVQREMQLIRNDHYLDLRPERSATEVARDLRQATRDLNQRWYPLPADSPLIGMSIEEADMRYLTGASLMAIRRANGDEIDYPNNQTKLENGDRLLVVGADEELAALAEFAKGQAAVPGENSACQWVTVNADTPTLGKTLADLDINKQFGVQVQAIRRDGKFIRYPDGGMDLRVGDQVLLCGSLTGLSQLEQLFAIANSLPLSLPVLKAAQAEALKEFLPADNVTD from the coding sequence GTGCAAGAAGATTTTAGGCTAATCGTTGATTTAGTTTTAGTTTTGGGCGTTGCAGCCTGTGGTGGATTGTTGGCGGCGCTTTTACGGCAACCCGTGCTGCTAGGCTATCTCATCGGCGGGATGATCATTGGGCCCGCCGGATTGGGATTGATTAAAGAAGTTATTCAAGTAGAGACTCTGGCACAGTTCGGTGTCGCCTTTTTGTTATTCGCCTTGGGTGTAGAATTTTCTTTTGCGGAACTCAAGAAGGTAAAAGCGATCGCTCTTGGTGGAGGTGGACTCCAGATTGCTTTGACGATTTTGGTGACAGTTTTAGTATGCGGGTTAAGCGGAGCCTGGGGAACCTTACCTGCTAAGGGGATGTTTTTGGGATGTATTCTATCCTTGTCTTCCACAGCCGTTGTCCTTAAGTGCTTGATGGAACGCAATGAAACAGAAACGCCTCACGGACAAGTGATGTTGGGGATTTTGGTAGTCCAAGACTTGGCACTGGGACTGATGTTAGCAGTTTTACCAGCCCTCAACCAACCAGCAGAAACCATTGGCATCGCCGTGCTGACAGCCCTACTGTGGATTGCTTTATTTGCTGCTGGTGCGGTAGGTGCGGGGATGTGGCTGATACCGCCTTTATTGCGACTGTTAGCCCGGACTGAAAGCCGAGAACTATTTTTGTTAGGGGTTGTAGCCTTGTGTTTGGGCATTGCCCTGTTGACAGAGCATTTGGGGCTGTCCATTGAAATGGGGGCATTTGTCGCCGGTTTGATGATTTCTGAGGTGGAATACGCCGATCAAACCCTAACTTATGTCGAACCACTGCGAGATATCTTTGCCAGTTTATTTTTTGCCGCCATTGGGATGTTAATTGATCCAGTGTTTTTGTGGAACAACCTGGAATTAATTTTGGGGCTGGTAGCACTAGTTTTCATCGGTAAATTCTTGATTATCACGCCCCTAGTGAAACTATTCCGCTACCCTTTAAAAACAGCCATAATCGCCGGTTTGGGATTGGCGCAAATTGGGGAATTTTCCTTTGTTCTCGCCAGTGAAGGGCAGTCTTTGGGGCTAGTGTCCCGACAGATATACTTATTAATTTTGGGAACCACCGCAGTAACTCTCATGCTGACTCCCTTTGTCTTGCGGTTAGTACCATTTTTATTTAACTTTGCCGAATCAATGCCTTGGTTGAAACCGTACTTAGAAGAACAAGAGGCACTGGATGTATCAGAAGATTTACCATTCAAAGATCATGTAGTAGTCTGTGGTTATGGGCGAGTCGGCAAAAATTTGGTGAAGTTGTTGCTGCAACATAATCTCCCTGTGGTGGTAATCGACCAATCAGAAAGCAGAATTCAGCAGTTGCGCGAGGCTGGAGTGTCTTATGTTTATGGCAATTGCGTGAGTTTACACGTTTTAGAAACCGCCGGAGTGAATCATGCCAAAGGAATGGCGATCGCACTTCCTGACCCGATGAGTACTCGTCTTTGCTTGAAACGCGCCTTGGAATTGCGCCCAGAATTAGATTTAGTTGTCCGTGCTACCCAGGATAAAAATATTGAGGTACTGTATCAATTGGGAGCTAGAGAAGTGGTACAGCCAGAGTTTGAAGCCAGCTTAGAAATGGCAACCTATTTATTAACTGGCTTAGGCTTGTTGTCGCCGGCAGTCGTTCAACGAGAAATGCAGCTAATCCGCAACGATCATTATTTAGATTTGCGGCCAGAACGTTCTGCAACCGAAGTTGCTCGTGATTTGCGCCAAGCCACCCGCGATTTAAATCAGCGCTGGTATCCTCTCCCAGCAGATTCGCCCTTAATTGGTATGAGTATAGAAGAAGCAGATATGCGCTACTTAACAGGAGCGAGTTTGATGGCAATTCGTCGCGCTAACGGCGATGAAATCGATTATCCCAATAATCAAACCAAATTGGAAAATGGCGATCGCTTGCTGGTAGTGGGAGCAGATGAAGAACTGGCTGCTTTGGCAGAATTCGCCAAGGGACAAGCTGCTGTTCCTGGAGAAAATAGTGCTTGCCAGTGGGTTACAGTTAATGCAGATACGCCAACGCTAGGTAAAACCCTTGCAGATTTAGATATCAACAAGCAATTTGGAGTACAGGTACAAGCAATCCGGCGCGATGGTAAATTTATTCGCTATCCTGATGGCGGCATGGATTTGCGAGTTGGCGACCAAGTATTATTATGTGGTAGCTTGACAGGTCTGAGTCAACTAGAACAATTATTTGCGATCGCAAATTCACTACCCCTGTCTCTTCCAGTATTGAAGGCTGCTCAGGCAGAAGCACTCAAAGAGTTTCTACCTGCGGATAATGTGACTGATTAA